One genomic region from Ammospiza caudacuta isolate bAmmCau1 chromosome 1, bAmmCau1.pri, whole genome shotgun sequence encodes:
- the CFAP90 gene encoding cilia- and flagella-associated protein 90, producing the protein MAASGTRLAQEALANAPGRRRPALASFSAFSFVPPKREGPPELSYFNRPHKTGDFFTYDAAFGMPDDYDQYLPRCDRKHAKARGLKINEEEMARTVPVLTSSEYGKRIDKLLDPPTREHARVHSLHAAIYGESSRLAH; encoded by the exons ATGGCCGCCAGCGGGACGCGCTTGGCGCAGGAGGCGCTCGCCAACGCGCCGGGGAGGAGGCGGCCTGCCCTCGCTTCCTTCTCCGCCTTCAGCTTCGTCCCGCCCAAACGGGAAGGGCCTCCGGAGCTCAGCTATTTCAACCGGCCGCACAAG ACAGGAGATTTTTTCACCTATGATGCTGCTTTTGGAATGCCAGACGATTACGACCAATATCTTCCACGATGTGACAGAAAACATGCAAAGGCTCGTGGCCTTAAAATTAATGAGGAG GAAATGGCAAGAACTGTTCCTGTGCTGACATCTTCAGAGTATGGGAAGCGCATAGATAAGCTCTTAGACCCACCAACCAGAGAGCATGCCAGGGTTCATAGCCTGCACGCAGCAATCTATGGGGAAAGCAGCCGCCTCGCTCATTAA